ctaaaactatttaaaacagGTACAGAGGTTTCGATTTGACACTAAGTTCCCTGTGGTTAATTGGCTTATATTTCTCTAATcgttaaaatagtttattcaTTTTGTGTAATTAGAGAAATGGGTAAAAAGTCGCTTTTTATTACCCCTGTTGACTTATTCCAATATAAACAAAGTCCTTAGTTACCTATATTGAATTATTTCACCTGGCGAATATcatcattatatttaattgagGACACTAAAAGTCTGTTTTTGTATCCGGATGATATTTCCTAGGTTCATAAAGTGGAATAAATCGCAAGAAAGAAGCAAAcacagatttaaatattactcgtatatttTTTCCAGAAATGACAGAGTCTACGATTGAGCCTGGAGTGTCAATGTCGGTAATGGAGGAGGCTCCCACTATGACGGTAGCCACCATTGTGGGGGTCACCATCGTAGTCCTGGTCACCATCGCCGCTGTCTTCTTCCTGGGAGTGTTACTCGACTGTCGACAACAGTAAGTTTTTTACTACGAGAAATGTGCGAATTGGTATATTGGGCACCCGTCCCCGAAAAAGGGACCAAGATAAGACAAAAACTTAGACAAAAATACGTTGATCTTGTCCAATAAACCTAAGTGGtgaataattgaaattaatcaCAATctagaattttgaattaaactaTTTTCTCCTTTACCTTTACGAAtgtctatataaaaatacaatttcttCCGCTTAAAGCACTATATATTAAGTTTACTGTGCACATATTTTAGTATGAGATCCCATAGCCCACAGACGATACAAATTTTTGAAGTAACGATTTTTTTGGTATGGACTTCCTTATATGCGTTTAGGAGTGTTTGCTAGCTTGGCTAGGTGGCTGCCGTTAAAAACAGTTTACAGGCAGCAGCAGGTAGGAAAGGTAGACAAATACATTACTAACTTTTGTTAAATTCGAAgcactgatttttatatacctatgtgatacagaatattatttaaaagactcgtacatatatatttttacagacGGACAGATCGTTTCTGTGTCGTAATTCCTTTCAGACGgctttaatttcataaaataaaaaattaacattacttACATTCGAAGTTTTCAACTTTAACATGATCCTTAGGGgactattttaataacttttgtgTACAATACCAAGGGACACACACACTCAGACACAATCAAGTCCCCAGAAACAACAGAAACTGCTTAATAGTACTTACtagaaataagatttttttgttagaGTTAGCGAATATGCACGcactccttttatttttatctctcaCTCTTTTTATCTTTCGATTTTACTTGTAAACATAACAattgaagaataaaataacatctactaaaaataataagtgccgtgtggttgccggcaccaatacaaacaagaataggaccactccatgtctttcccatggatgtcgtaaaaggcgactaagggataggcttacaaacttggattctttttaggcgatgggctagcaatctgtcactatttgaatctcaattctatcataaagcaaaatagctgaatgtagcctatcagtttttcaagactgttggctctgtctaccccacaagggatatagacgtgaccatatgtatgtatgtatgtactaaaaataactaatgattttattttgtaggcGGCGGTTGGAAAAGAAGATGGGAGAAGTGAAAAAGCTGAAGAATCAGCGGCGAATCAACACGCTCACGGAGAATGATGAAATTAGTATAGCGAACCACATGGAGCAAGCGGGAACCAGTATCGCCCCTGCAGAGATCTTGGCAACTGTACCCTGATTTCATATTTTgatctttttgaaatttgtacTTTTCGACAACTTAGTTTCGCTTTAATTTGCAAATGATACATTGAGGTATTTATTCCTCCAAGCGCAATCATATTGAAGGGCACCTAATGAGGTAAAATTGTGCGATGAATTATGCCAAAGTAGAGCGTTCTTATCTAGCCTTATAATTAGTTTCCAGAAAAtcctaataaataatgaaacttaGTTGTATGAAAATTAACTGTTATATGCGATTTATGAATTTggaaactttaatttaaattaagatctTGAAATGGGTAATttgtaggtatacctatatgAAAATTAAGTCAGTAAAGTAAGTCAAggttatataaaattgtatttgcgttcaagaaataagaaaagtCGGATGTATTATTCTAGTATACCTACCTGCTCCTGCTATCTTTCTGGTAAAATGCTGTCACTGAAACTTAAGAAGATAATGTttgttatgtaagtataacTTATGCGAATATAAACGAGTCTCAATTTATACTGTCTCAATTATGTAAACTGTTTTGGCACATCATGTATCTTAATTTACTgtcaattgtttaaaacattacattatttattttgttatttattacaagcAATATTCCGTTTATAGTGTTTTATTCAAGGTGGCGGAATAAATAACCCCTCCAAATCTACCGCAGATGTCGTATTACTGGTAAAggtatcatcatcatcatctggCGCAGTTTTTACCATGATGAGTAAGGCTCCCTTAAAAAAAGTCACGAAGGTCAGAGGGGACAGCAtcctgtaaaaacctgacttactcaaAGATGAGGATGAAACAGTGATTAACGCTAGAGGGAAAGCTTACacccaaataatttatttttgtgattgggattttgtaatttgaaatggTACTTGTTTACAGCTTTCTTTACCTTCATAAAAACTGCAACATCAATGTGTGATCAGTCGCGCATGCATGTAgggtttcatattttttttaaaagggcCGACTGAGGCAGTAAGTTCCAATTTTCAAAGATTATAAGAAGATGAAATTTATGTGGAGAGTTAtgttatacataaacatataaatgtaatatcaaatattaaccATAACTTGTTTCCATTctattcaataatataaattctttGAATTGAAAAAGGATTTAAAAATGGGTTTCGGCATTCGGGCACCAACACCTTAATAATTCTAAATAAAGTTTGTGGTTTTCATAAATCTAG
This is a stretch of genomic DNA from Amyelois transitella isolate CPQ chromosome 5, ilAmyTran1.1, whole genome shotgun sequence. It encodes these proteins:
- the LOC106131922 gene encoding uncharacterized protein LOC106131922 → MDSYEKEMTESTIEPGVSMSVMEEAPTMTVATIVGVTIVVLVTIAAVFFLGVLLDCRQQRRLEKKMGEVKKLKNQRRINTLTENDEISIANHMEQAGTSIAPAEILATVP